A genomic window from Pyricularia oryzae 70-15 chromosome 7, whole genome shotgun sequence includes:
- a CDS encoding N-acetyltransferase, with translation MASYSKGQIEQYLDHIGFRNADAGTLPPPTLATLTEVQARHLARVPFENISLRYSAKTPPLSLDEQDLFDKIVVGGRGGYCMEVNAFLSAVMRGLGFDVLNVGGRIKKSDDSGRFSGLSHMLNIVTIDGQRYQVDVGFGKGGPPMPIPLPRKDDGGRHDFVRIPPSSMGRVEWRSIPRQHLHADQRVWVYSTREDGEEEGWKERYSFVDAEFFPEDYEVLNFHTMTHPDSFFLNNVMAVRTVPEGEVDGEVVLPCRGGCAARGTWVLFNDEIKRTVAGREEVVERLQSEEERIRGLERYFGIKVSPEQAAVIKDPLGGGS, from the exons atGGCTTCGTACAGCAAAGGCCAGATCGAACAGTACCTGGACCACATCGGCTTCCGGAATGCAGACGCAGGgactctgccgccgccaaccCTGGCCACGCTCACCGAGGTCCAGGCCCGCCACCTCGCGCGCGTCCCCTTTGAGAACATTTCGCTGCGGTACAGCGCCAAGACGCCGCCGCTGTCGCTCGACGAGCAGGACCTGTTCGACAAGATTGTGGTTGGCGGGCGCGGCGGCTACTGCATGGAGGTCAACGCCTTCCTGTCGGCCGTGATGCGCGGGCTGGGTTTCGACGTGCTCAACGTCGGCGGGCGGATCAAAAAGTCGGACGACTCGGGGAGGTTTTCGGGATT GAGTCACATGCTCAACATCGTCACCATCGACGGCCAACGATACCAAGTCGACGTCGGCTTCGGCAAAGGCGGCCCGCCGATGCCCATCCCACTCCCTCGCAAGGACGACGGCGGCCGGCACGACTTTGTGCGCATCCCGCCGTCGTCAATGGGCCGCGTCGAGTGGCGCAGCATACCGCGGCAGCACCTGCACGCGGACCAGCGCGTGTGGGTGTACTCGACGCGCGAGGAcggggaggaggagggctGGAAGGAGCGGTACAGCTTCGTGGACGCCGAGTTCTTCCCCGAGGACTACGAGGTGCTCAACTTCCACACCATGACGCACCCGGACAGCTTCTTTCTCAACAACGTCATGGCGGTGCGGACGGTGCCCGAGGGTGAGGTCGACGGCGAGGTCGTGCTGCCGTGCCGCGGCGGCTGTGCGGCGAGGGGCACGTGGGTGCTGTTCAACGACGAGATCAAGAGGACGGTCGCTGGCAGGGAGGAGGTCGTGGAGAGGCTGCAGAGCGAGGAGGAGCGCATCAGGGGGCTGGAGAGGTATTTCGGCATCAAAGTCTCGCCGGAGCAGGCTGCTGTTATCAAAGATCCTCTAGGCGGCGGCAGCTGA